The genomic interval TCTCCCAAAGCGGTAGTACCTACGGTCACTACAGCAGTAAAAGTCTGGCTATGCTCTGGTCCCGTAGAAGAAGCTTCATATACCGGTACCGGAAGTTTACGCTCAGCAGCACGCTCCTGAAGGGTGGTTTTCCAGTCTTGGTGCATGCCGACTGCACTAGCAGTATCAATCTTCTTTTGGAAAAGTCGTAAAACTGTGGCTCGAGCAGCTTCAAACCCGTGTGCTAAGTAGATTGCTCCCAAGAGCGCTTCAGTGGTATCTGCAAGAATCGATTCCTTGTCCCTACCATTAGTCATCAGCTCCCCTTTGCCTAGCAAAATGAAGCTACCGAGCTTAATCTCACGCGCAATATCAGCAAGACCATAACGGCTTACGATGCTCGCGCGCATCTTGGAAATATCGCTTTCCGCTCTCGATGGGTACTGTTCATACAATTTACCGGCAACGGATAATCCCAAAACGGCATCGCCAAGGAACTCTAGGCGCTCGTTATTAGGAAGGCTACCGTTTTCATTAGCAAAAGAACGGTGCGTCAGTGCCAGCATTAACAGGTTTTCAGGGATATCAATCCCTAAAGCCTCAATCAACGACGCATAATTAATACGGTCGAAGGCTTCCTGCAAAGCGTCAAACCCGGTTGCACGCTGCTTTTTTCTACTCACAGGAATTTCTCCAATCCAGCCCAGCGCGGATCAGTTCGATCCTGTTCTTCCCCGGACACGCCATCAGGTGCTGGAACATCGGATTCGGAATCATCGCAGCCGGTTTCGCATACCGGGTTAAACGGTAAGTTCATACCGGCTTCATCGATAACAACTTGGAGGAGATCTATCGAGTCGCCAACAATCTTTGACACATCATCCTCCCCCTCATTGTCCTCCCCTTGGATGAAATCATCCGTTGCCGCGAAAACTTCACGTACATGAAATTCTGCGTCCGGAGTGAGCAGCTTCAAGCAGCGTGCGCATTCCCCCTTCAGCTCCGCACGAATGGTAGCTTCTGCCATAACGGCATCTCCCAGCGGAACAAGAGTTGCATCAACTTGGACCGGGCCGCCTTCTGGAATCCCAATCATTGCGGGACCAATGCGAACAGGACTAGGTCCGGTCTGTGTAAAGGTTTCAGGCATAGCGGAGCCCCGCAACAGCGAGGACACGTTAAAAATAAAAGGAGAAGAATCGTTCATCATCGTCCCTTAAGTGTACTCGCTAGCACTGCTAGCGAGTATTTGCGTACCGTGAAAAGACCCTAGCCCTCGTATCCGCCGCGTGCTGACGGCATGGTCGTTGCACCGCCAGAGGCTCCTGCACCTCTACGCAAAGCCGCACGATCACGAGAGATAGTACGAAGTGTTGCGGAGAGCGAATCTTCAAACTCGGACAATTTGTTCTCCACAAATGCATCGCATTCTTGGCGCAGACGGTTCGAGTCAGCATGAGCCGCGTCAACAACTCGATGAGCCTCTTCGTTCGCACGACGCACCACTTCAGCTTCACTAACCAGCCTATGCTGTTCCGCCAGCCCCTCATCCACACTGCGTTGGTACTGCTCGTTACCACTTGCGACGATGCGTTCGGCTTCATTCTGCGCCCGGTTAACAGTGTCATCGGCTTCTCGACGCGCACTGTTAACCATGTGATCAGCGTCGTCTTGCGCTTTAGCCACTGTGGCATGGGCACGGTTTTCTGCGTCCGTAAGCATTGTGTCCGACTCTTGACGAGCACGTTCCATAATGCTTGTGGCCTCACGATCCGCTGAAGAAACCGTTTCGTGTGCTCGTTCCTCAGCACCACGAATAATTTCATCACGTTGGTCGAGAACATCTTGCGCATCATCAACTTCAACCGGCAACGCATTGCGTAGGTCGTCGAGAAGCGCCAGCATCTCATTACGAGGAACCATGCAGTTAGACGTCATTGGAACGCCATATGCCTGCTCTACAGTCTGGACAAGTTCATCAAGGCATTCGAATACGCGATACATGCCTCAAGGGTACTTCCCAGCACACAGCCTTTTCCATTCTTAGCGCTAAATTATTTCCTCCAACCCATGGGAACTGGGCTTTTACTTATAAGTCTCCCCCAAAAATATCGTCACAGAGGTACTTTTACGCCACAAAAGAGGGCAATATTCACATGTGAGCATGCTTTAAAAGCACTCCAACACTAATCGACACTTTTCTTATTGTGTACAATCTTTTGTACTTAGCACGCGCTTTCAAGCCTTATCATCAGGACCCCTGCACGACTTTTTCAATACAGCTTTCTTTTCTCAACACTGAGTGTCTCAGACAATAATCGACCCTCACCTAGAAAACTGGAATGAAACATCTTTCACGTAACCGCGTGCAATCC from Corynebacterium ulcerans carries:
- a CDS encoding YceD family protein gives rise to the protein MMNDSSPFIFNVSSLLRGSAMPETFTQTGPSPVRIGPAMIGIPEGGPVQVDATLVPLGDAVMAEATIRAELKGECARCLKLLTPDAEFHVREVFAATDDFIQGEDNEGEDDVSKIVGDSIDLLQVVIDEAGMNLPFNPVCETGCDDSESDVPAPDGVSGEEQDRTDPRWAGLEKFL
- the rnc gene encoding ribonuclease III; translated protein: MSRKKQRATGFDALQEAFDRINYASLIEALGIDIPENLLMLALTHRSFANENGSLPNNERLEFLGDAVLGLSVAGKLYEQYPSRAESDISKMRASIVSRYGLADIAREIKLGSFILLGKGELMTNGRDKESILADTTEALLGAIYLAHGFEAARATVLRLFQKKIDTASAVGMHQDWKTTLQERAAERKLPVPVYEASSTGPEHSQTFTAVVTVGTTALGEGVGPNKKLAEQAAAHKAVVFLQENPTFS
- a CDS encoding DivIVA domain-containing protein, coding for MYRVFECLDELVQTVEQAYGVPMTSNCMVPRNEMLALLDDLRNALPVEVDDAQDVLDQRDEIIRGAEERAHETVSSADREATSIMERARQESDTMLTDAENRAHATVAKAQDDADHMVNSARREADDTVNRAQNEAERIVASGNEQYQRSVDEGLAEQHRLVSEAEVVRRANEEAHRVVDAAHADSNRLRQECDAFVENKLSEFEDSLSATLRTISRDRAALRRGAGASGGATTMPSARGGYEG